In Acaryochloris marina S15, a single genomic region encodes these proteins:
- a CDS encoding Bax inhibitor-1 family protein: MSNTSNFRNAIQEAKQNALVGPNVIQNALPFLGAGLVLTAVGAWGGLKVISNSGLQTYNATYLPASILFIVLFISSQIAATKGKNDVALPLLATFSLVSGYTLSLLMELALKTPGVGETGLAIAALSCGITFIAARPIGGNLSDEDGFALTKTFQLGLGALLVVVIAQAILMWFGIITPSWMEIGISGFGVLLFVGAAVVDFFVLPRTYEDEQYLSAALSMYMTYVNLFIFILRFLIAINSRD; the protein is encoded by the coding sequence GTGAGTAATACAAGTAATTTTCGTAACGCCATTCAAGAGGCCAAACAAAACGCCCTCGTTGGCCCCAATGTTATTCAAAACGCCCTACCTTTCCTAGGCGCAGGATTAGTTTTAACTGCTGTCGGAGCATGGGGTGGTTTAAAAGTTATTTCTAATTCTGGCCTTCAAACTTACAATGCCACATATCTACCTGCCTCGATTCTGTTCATCGTGCTGTTTATTAGTTCCCAAATCGCTGCAACTAAGGGCAAAAATGATGTTGCCCTGCCTTTGCTTGCGACCTTTAGCCTAGTCAGCGGCTATACCCTATCACTTCTAATGGAACTCGCTCTGAAAACCCCTGGAGTGGGTGAAACAGGGCTAGCTATTGCAGCGTTGAGTTGTGGCATTACTTTTATTGCCGCTCGTCCTATCGGCGGTAATTTATCCGATGAAGATGGATTTGCCCTTACTAAAACATTTCAACTCGGGCTAGGTGCTTTACTAGTTGTGGTAATTGCCCAAGCCATATTGATGTGGTTTGGCATTATTACCCCCAGCTGGATGGAAATTGGAATTTCCGGTTTTGGCGTCCTGTTATTTGTTGGGGCAGCTGTTGTTGACTTCTTCGTTCTGCCTAGAACCTATGAAGATGAGCAATATTTATCGGCTGCTTTATCGATGTATATGACCTACGTCAATCTGTTTATCTTTATTCTCAGATTCTTAATTGCAATCAATAGTAGAGACTAA
- a CDS encoding cation diffusion facilitator family transporter has translation MSSKAARTYILLSIAASLVTMGLKFGAYQLTSSVGLFSDMAESSVNLIAALAAFWALTVAAQPPDKEHTFGHSKAEYFSSGLEGLLILVAAITIAITAIPRILDPQPIAELELGLGLSILSSLVNAGVAWVLLRAGKRLRSITLRADAHHLLTDVWTSVGVVAGLVIVKLTGWLILDPIMALLVAINIVWVSIKLIRETMSGLMDSALPESDQAVIRATLTAYQAQGIQFHALRTRVAGARNFVSFHVLVPGNWSVQKGHELCDVLEQAIMTALPGTHVMTHLEPIEDPVSWEDAVLDRSHHP, from the coding sequence ATGAGCAGTAAGGCTGCCCGCACCTATATTCTGTTATCGATTGCTGCTTCTTTGGTAACAATGGGGCTCAAATTTGGTGCCTATCAGCTCACCTCTTCCGTTGGCTTATTCTCGGATATGGCTGAGTCTAGTGTGAACTTAATTGCCGCATTAGCAGCATTTTGGGCGCTCACAGTTGCTGCCCAGCCTCCCGATAAAGAACATACATTTGGTCATTCTAAAGCCGAATATTTTTCCAGCGGTTTAGAGGGACTCCTGATTTTGGTAGCCGCGATTACCATTGCGATTACTGCTATTCCCCGAATACTGGATCCTCAACCCATCGCAGAGTTAGAACTAGGCTTAGGCTTATCCATCCTTTCATCCCTCGTCAATGCTGGTGTGGCTTGGGTTTTACTACGAGCTGGGAAACGGCTACGCTCTATCACCCTCCGAGCTGATGCCCATCACCTATTAACCGATGTTTGGACGTCGGTGGGGGTGGTGGCCGGTTTGGTGATTGTTAAGCTGACGGGGTGGCTGATTCTCGATCCCATCATGGCCTTATTGGTTGCCATTAATATTGTTTGGGTATCCATCAAACTCATTCGGGAAACTATGTCTGGGCTGATGGACAGTGCATTGCCTGAATCCGACCAAGCCGTTATTCGCGCAACCTTAACGGCCTACCAAGCCCAGGGGATTCAGTTTCACGCTCTCCGTACCCGTGTAGCTGGGGCTCGTAATTTTGTCTCCTTTCATGTTCTGGTGCCCGGAAATTGGTCTGTCCAAAAAGGCCATGAATTATGCGATGTGTTGGAACAAGCGATTATGACGGCTTTACCCGGCACCCATGTAATGACACATTTAGAGCCCATTGAGGATCCTGTGTCCTGGGAAGATGCTGTACTCGATCGGTCTCACCATCCCTAA
- a CDS encoding 5-(carboxyamino)imidazole ribonucleotide synthase: MSDFAIATPSAATSPQVPIHTVGILGGGQLAWMLNQAAPSLDLNLVFQTPNPSDSALQSVVDLDQQAILAPITDVAATAHLAQHCQIITFENEFVDLDALGKLAAQGVCFRPSLASLAPLLDKYEQRTFFASLGIAVPQFAPLTSGSLPPSFEFPVVIKARRNGYDGQGTFVCHTSADLAQCWQQAQQDPSVLMVEAYVPFQRELAVMAARSTTGEISQFPVVETHQQDQVCHWAIAPVQLSSTTQAQIDHITSQILEHLNMVGIVGIELFQTADDQVWVNEIAPRTHNSGHLTIDACATSQFEQHLRAISGQPLGPTHLTTSAAVMVNLLGFETSHNDYLQKRQAIAALPQTSVHWYGKTENRPGRKLGHATMLLSSGDPAIAVDMAHKIETLWYTG, encoded by the coding sequence ATGTCTGATTTTGCGATCGCAACCCCGTCCGCCGCTACGTCACCCCAAGTGCCCATTCACACCGTTGGTATTTTGGGCGGTGGCCAACTAGCTTGGATGTTGAATCAAGCTGCCCCATCCTTAGACCTCAACCTCGTTTTTCAAACGCCGAACCCTTCTGACTCAGCCCTACAAAGTGTAGTCGATCTAGACCAGCAGGCCATTCTCGCTCCTATTACGGATGTCGCGGCTACAGCTCACCTCGCTCAACACTGCCAAATCATTACCTTCGAAAATGAGTTTGTTGATTTAGATGCCTTAGGGAAATTGGCAGCTCAAGGCGTTTGCTTTCGCCCTAGCTTAGCCAGCCTAGCTCCCTTACTCGATAAGTATGAGCAACGCACCTTTTTCGCTTCCCTTGGGATAGCCGTCCCCCAGTTTGCACCTCTGACATCTGGCTCACTGCCCCCATCTTTTGAGTTCCCTGTCGTCATCAAGGCTCGACGCAATGGCTATGATGGTCAGGGTACTTTTGTTTGTCATACCTCGGCAGACCTCGCCCAATGTTGGCAACAAGCCCAGCAAGATCCGTCTGTGTTGATGGTGGAAGCTTATGTTCCCTTTCAGCGGGAATTGGCGGTCATGGCAGCTCGCTCTACGACGGGAGAGATTTCCCAGTTCCCAGTGGTGGAAACCCATCAGCAAGATCAGGTTTGCCATTGGGCTATTGCTCCAGTTCAGTTGTCATCCACGACCCAGGCGCAGATTGATCACATCACATCCCAGATATTAGAGCATCTTAATATGGTGGGAATTGTGGGGATTGAGTTATTCCAAACCGCTGACGACCAAGTGTGGGTCAATGAAATTGCCCCCCGCACCCATAACTCTGGCCATCTCACCATCGATGCCTGTGCAACCTCCCAATTTGAACAGCATTTACGGGCGATTAGTGGTCAGCCTTTAGGCCCAACTCACCTCACGACCTCCGCTGCCGTCATGGTAAACCTGCTGGGATTTGAAACCAGCCACAATGATTATTTACAAAAACGACAGGCTATTGCTGCCCTCCCCCAGACGTCCGTCCATTGGTATGGCAAGACAGAAAATCGGCCTGGGCGGAAGTTAGGGCATGCAACAATGTTATTATCCTCTGGTGATCCGGCTATAGCCGTAGATATGGCCCATAAAATTGAAACCCTTTGGTATACGGGCTGA
- a CDS encoding SH3 domain-containing protein, which yields MKPSQIAQIVIGVILGLAIVGGAVGGAGYLYLNRFSQIPQKPKFPNDAKPAVPAKPKPYPAVVIYPDGLFLRKERSSDADVIKVLEYEEPVTVIEASPDQKWQKIKADLEGEDVEGWVSMGNTERVQEDVAAETPPEAEPEPAF from the coding sequence ATGAAACCGTCTCAGATCGCTCAAATCGTCATTGGTGTCATCTTGGGTTTAGCAATTGTTGGGGGAGCAGTGGGCGGTGCTGGCTATTTGTACCTAAACCGATTTTCTCAAATCCCCCAAAAACCTAAGTTTCCGAACGACGCTAAACCCGCAGTGCCTGCTAAACCCAAGCCCTATCCGGCAGTCGTTATTTACCCTGACGGTTTATTCCTCAGAAAAGAAAGATCCTCGGATGCGGATGTCATTAAAGTCCTAGAATACGAAGAGCCCGTCACTGTGATTGAAGCATCACCGGACCAAAAATGGCAGAAGATTAAAGCTGACCTGGAAGGCGAGGATGTGGAAGGTTGGGTGTCCATGGGCAATACCGAACGGGTTCAAGAAGATGTAGCTGCGGAAACTCCCCCGGAAGCCGAGCCTGAACCTGCCTTTTAA
- a CDS encoding AAA family ATPase, translated as MSFSHEFELLLRARYPLIYIPTQEEERVESVIADSAQRQGNRAVYTWDFVDGYQGNPTDAGFGQRNPLQALELIEQLPPSAPAIFILRDFNRFLEDVAIARKLRNLSRLLKSQPKNIVLLASEVAIPRDLGEVVHVIDFPLPDVGEIRSEVERLLTATSHPLTGKDLDDLARSCQGLTMDRIRRVLSRAIATHGQLSADDVELILEEKRQTIRQTQILDFYPAQENISDIGGLDNLKDWLFRRGGSFSEKARQYGLPHPRGLLLVGIQGTGKSLTAKAIAHHWHLPLLRLDVGRLFAGLVGESESRTRQMIQLSEALAPCILWIDEIDKAFAGIDGRGDSGTTSRVFGTFITWLAEKTSPVFVVATANNIQSLPPEMLRKGRFDEIFFVGLPTKEEREAIFSVHLSRLRPHNLNQYDLQRLAYETPDFSGAELEQSIIEAMHLGFSQNRDFTTDDILEAASQIIPLARTAQEQVEFLQDWAASGKARLASKHSTLSLRIQRQLQQPD; from the coding sequence ATGAGCTTTAGTCATGAGTTTGAGTTACTCCTCAGAGCCCGATATCCATTAATTTATATCCCTACGCAGGAGGAAGAACGCGTTGAATCGGTGATTGCGGATTCGGCCCAACGTCAGGGAAATCGAGCGGTCTATACTTGGGACTTTGTGGATGGCTATCAAGGGAATCCCACGGATGCAGGATTTGGTCAGCGCAATCCGTTGCAGGCCCTAGAACTGATTGAGCAGTTACCCCCGTCCGCCCCTGCGATTTTTATCCTTCGAGATTTCAATCGGTTTCTGGAAGATGTGGCGATTGCTCGGAAGCTTCGCAATTTATCTCGACTGTTGAAGTCGCAGCCCAAGAATATTGTTCTGCTGGCCAGTGAGGTGGCGATTCCTCGTGATTTAGGTGAAGTGGTCCATGTGATTGATTTCCCCCTGCCTGATGTAGGAGAGATTCGGTCTGAGGTTGAACGTTTACTGACTGCCACCTCTCATCCCCTGACGGGTAAGGATTTGGATGATTTGGCCCGTTCCTGTCAAGGGTTAACGATGGATCGAATTCGGCGGGTATTGTCCCGTGCGATCGCAACCCACGGCCAGCTCAGTGCAGATGATGTTGAGCTGATTCTAGAGGAAAAACGACAAACCATTCGCCAGACTCAGATTCTGGATTTTTATCCTGCCCAGGAAAATATTTCTGATATTGGTGGCCTTGATAATCTCAAGGATTGGCTGTTCCGACGAGGCGGATCATTCTCTGAGAAAGCTCGACAATACGGTTTACCCCATCCTCGCGGCCTCTTGTTAGTGGGAATTCAAGGGACGGGTAAATCCCTGACGGCAAAGGCGATTGCTCATCATTGGCATCTGCCCCTGTTGCGCCTAGATGTGGGACGTCTATTTGCCGGACTAGTGGGGGAGTCAGAGTCCCGAACCCGGCAAATGATTCAGCTTTCTGAGGCTTTAGCCCCTTGCATTCTCTGGATTGATGAAATTGATAAAGCCTTTGCGGGCATCGATGGTCGGGGAGACTCAGGGACGACCAGCCGGGTGTTTGGTACCTTTATTACCTGGCTGGCGGAGAAAACCTCTCCGGTCTTTGTGGTGGCGACGGCCAATAATATCCAGTCTTTACCCCCAGAGATGCTGCGAAAAGGGCGGTTTGATGAGATCTTTTTTGTGGGCTTGCCGACGAAGGAAGAACGGGAAGCGATCTTTTCGGTGCATTTATCCCGGTTACGTCCCCACAACCTCAACCAATATGATTTGCAGCGATTAGCTTACGAAACACCAGATTTCTCTGGAGCTGAGCTGGAACAGAGCATTATTGAAGCGATGCATTTGGGATTTAGCCAGAACCGAGACTTTACGACGGACGATATCTTAGAAGCCGCCAGCCAAATCATTCCTTTAGCTCGTACTGCTCAAGAACAGGTAGAATTTCTGCAAGATTGGGCAGCATCGGGGAAAGCACGATTAGCGTCCAAGCATAGTACACTAAGCTTGCGCATTCAGCGGCAACTTCAACAGCCGGATTAA
- a CDS encoding thioredoxin family protein — translation MVLTASTMLDLGTPAPNFQLPDVVSGQTISLDTFAHRKVLLVMFICQHCPFVKHVQSELAQIGQDYSAQSLGMVAISSNDIQSHPLDDPEHLTAMATSLGYNFPICFDERQDVAKQYTAACTPDFFVFDAHRKLVYRGQLDDSRPSNNLMVTGEDLRGALDAALAEQPIAAQQKPSIGCNIKWKLGNEPPYYG, via the coding sequence ATGGTGTTAACCGCTTCTACAATGTTGGACTTGGGAACACCCGCCCCCAACTTTCAGCTACCTGATGTGGTCAGTGGGCAAACCATTTCCTTAGATACATTTGCCCACCGCAAAGTTCTGTTGGTGATGTTTATTTGCCAGCATTGTCCGTTTGTGAAACATGTCCAATCGGAACTCGCTCAGATTGGTCAAGATTATTCTGCTCAAAGCTTGGGAATGGTTGCGATTAGCTCCAATGATATCCAGAGCCACCCCTTGGATGATCCAGAGCACTTAACAGCAATGGCCACCAGCCTCGGTTATAACTTTCCTATCTGTTTTGATGAACGCCAAGACGTTGCCAAGCAATATACGGCGGCCTGTACGCCAGACTTTTTTGTTTTTGATGCCCACCGTAAACTTGTCTACCGGGGACAGCTAGATGATAGCCGTCCCAGCAATAACCTGATGGTGACTGGGGAAGATTTACGGGGGGCTTTGGATGCTGCCCTGGCAGAACAGCCGATTGCTGCGCAGCAAAAACCGAGTATCGGTTGCAATATTAAATGGAAACTGGGGAATGAACCCCCTTACTATGGCTGA
- the glpD gene encoding glycerol-3-phosphate dehydrogenase: MRNWQTIENTAFDLIVIGGGSNGAGVARDAALRGLKTLLIDKDDFGSGTTGWSSRLIHGGLRYLEYFEFNLVRESLREREVLLRVAPHLVRPLQMSIPVYASGSRAFWEIQAGMLLYDVLSFDKSLPNHRILPLQKCLQLFRHLNPKGLKGAAQYFDAQVVHAERLCLELVLSAQVAGATALNYAKVSQLQVEGDRVQGITVEDLISETSHTVQLSPQAVVINTAGPWVDQVLQGIQSSTLKQDRKIGGTKGSHIIVDPFPGAPDAALYAEAAVDNRPFFILPWANQYLIGTTDIRYGDDLDRVKASDDEIDYLLNETNRVIPCAQLSRADIRFTYAGVRPLPYSKGKKTSSITRSHVLYDHGKDGITNLISLIGGKLTTYRQVAEEMVDAVLKKQGRALIPCATKQELFPGAIALDDTLIETMISKYQALVSREAIFHLFSIYGSFAVKILALVDETPELAEPITPSLLDIKAQVVYAVQVEQAYTLVDICVRRTILAMQTNYGFDVLPSVTAILKQYCNWSDADCDRQVQNYHRFMEANSLPDFMMAQTTAPVS; the protein is encoded by the coding sequence ATGAGAAATTGGCAAACGATTGAGAACACGGCCTTTGACCTCATCGTGATTGGGGGAGGGAGTAATGGGGCAGGGGTTGCCCGTGATGCTGCCCTGCGGGGACTCAAAACCCTGTTAATCGATAAAGATGATTTTGGCAGCGGCACCACAGGCTGGTCTAGTCGACTGATTCATGGCGGCCTGCGATACCTGGAATACTTCGAGTTCAATCTGGTCCGGGAATCCTTACGAGAGCGGGAAGTGCTATTACGGGTGGCCCCCCATTTAGTCCGACCTCTGCAGATGTCAATCCCCGTCTATGCCAGTGGCTCGCGGGCGTTCTGGGAAATTCAGGCCGGAATGCTGCTCTATGATGTCCTCAGTTTTGATAAATCTCTACCCAATCACCGGATTCTCCCGCTGCAAAAGTGCTTACAGCTATTTCGGCACCTGAATCCTAAAGGGCTGAAAGGGGCAGCTCAATATTTTGATGCCCAAGTCGTCCATGCTGAACGCCTCTGTTTGGAGTTAGTGCTGTCGGCCCAAGTAGCAGGGGCTACGGCGCTCAACTACGCAAAAGTATCTCAGCTTCAGGTTGAGGGGGACCGCGTCCAAGGGATCACCGTTGAAGATTTGATCTCAGAGACATCCCATACCGTCCAACTGTCACCCCAAGCCGTGGTGATTAATACGGCAGGTCCCTGGGTCGATCAGGTCTTACAAGGGATACAGTCCTCGACCCTGAAACAAGACCGAAAAATCGGTGGCACTAAAGGCAGCCACATTATTGTAGATCCGTTCCCAGGAGCACCTGATGCCGCCCTCTACGCAGAAGCCGCGGTTGATAACCGTCCGTTTTTCATTCTGCCCTGGGCGAATCAGTATCTGATTGGGACGACTGATATTCGGTATGGGGACGATTTGGATCGGGTTAAAGCCAGTGATGATGAAATTGATTATTTACTAAATGAAACCAATCGAGTCATTCCCTGTGCTCAGCTCTCTCGGGCAGATATTCGCTTTACCTACGCAGGCGTCAGACCTTTACCCTACAGCAAAGGCAAAAAGACCAGCAGTATTACCCGCAGTCATGTTCTCTACGATCACGGCAAAGACGGTATTACCAACTTGATCTCTTTAATTGGCGGTAAACTCACCACCTATCGGCAGGTAGCTGAAGAGATGGTGGATGCAGTCTTGAAAAAGCAAGGTCGTGCCCTTATTCCTTGTGCAACTAAGCAAGAGCTGTTTCCGGGTGCGATCGCACTCGACGATACCTTGATCGAAACCATGATCAGCAAATACCAGGCCCTTGTTAGCCGAGAAGCAATCTTTCATCTGTTCTCCATCTATGGCAGTTTTGCAGTGAAGATTTTGGCCCTAGTGGATGAAACCCCAGAACTAGCAGAGCCGATTACCCCATCGCTGCTCGATATTAAAGCCCAAGTGGTCTATGCCGTCCAAGTCGAACAAGCCTACACCCTCGTCGATATTTGTGTGCGGCGCACAATTTTGGCGATGCAAACGAATTACGGTTTTGATGTGCTTCCGTCAGTGACAGCGATTTTGAAGCAATACTGCAACTGGAGTGACGCGGATTGCGATCGCCAAGTTCAAAATTATCACCGCTTTATGGAAGCCAATAGTTTGCCTGATTTTATGATGGCTCAGACAACAGCGCCTGTCAGTTGA
- a CDS encoding NAD(P)H-dependent glycerol-3-phosphate dehydrogenase, with the protein MSTTAITILGTGVWGSALGTLAQVNQHEVTVWSRRGPLTLAESLAQAQVIVVAISMKGIPGIAAQLQQLELPHSTIIVSATKGLDQTTLRTPSQIWQATFPNNPVLVLSGPNLSKEIEQGLPAATVVAGPNQAAVETVQQLFSSDCLRVYTNPDLLGTELGGTLKNVIAIAVGVCEGLKLGTNARAALITRALPEMIRVGTHLGGQAETFFGLSGLGDLLATCTSPLSRNYQVGYQLAQGNSLTQILDQLQGTAEGVNTTNVLVDLANREGIPIPIARQVHRLLKGRITPQEALGSLMDRELKPESCDLL; encoded by the coding sequence ATGTCCACAACAGCCATCACTATCTTGGGCACAGGGGTTTGGGGGTCAGCCTTAGGGACCCTAGCCCAAGTCAATCAACATGAAGTGACGGTTTGGTCCCGCCGGGGACCGTTAACGTTAGCAGAAAGCCTAGCTCAAGCTCAGGTGATTGTGGTTGCCATCTCCATGAAAGGCATCCCCGGTATTGCCGCTCAGCTCCAGCAGCTAGAGCTACCCCACTCAACCATCATCGTCAGTGCCACTAAAGGGTTAGATCAGACAACGCTCCGCACTCCCTCCCAAATTTGGCAGGCCACTTTTCCAAACAACCCTGTTTTGGTCCTCTCTGGCCCCAATTTATCTAAGGAGATTGAGCAAGGGTTGCCTGCGGCAACGGTGGTTGCAGGCCCTAATCAAGCGGCTGTAGAAACGGTGCAACAGCTTTTTTCTTCGGACTGTTTGCGAGTCTATACCAACCCTGATCTATTAGGTACGGAATTGGGTGGGACCCTGAAAAACGTGATTGCGATCGCAGTCGGGGTTTGCGAAGGCCTCAAACTCGGCACCAATGCCCGGGCTGCGTTGATCACGCGAGCACTCCCAGAGATGATTCGAGTCGGCACCCATTTGGGAGGACAGGCAGAAACCTTTTTTGGACTATCCGGCTTAGGAGATTTGTTAGCCACCTGTACGAGTCCCCTCAGCCGTAACTATCAAGTGGGGTATCAACTAGCCCAAGGCAACTCCCTCACCCAAATTTTAGATCAACTCCAAGGAACTGCAGAAGGGGTAAATACCACCAATGTCCTGGTCGATTTGGCCAACCGAGAAGGCATCCCTATTCCCATTGCTCGCCAAGTTCATCGACTTCTGAAGGGACGAATTACCCCCCAGGAAGCTTTAGGAAGCCTGATGGATAGAGAACTGAAACCAGAATCTTGTGATTTGTTGTAA
- a CDS encoding cysteine desulfurase family protein — MQIYLDYSATTPCHPDVITAMGTIWAEQWGNPSSLHEWGQRSATVLEQARMQVADLIHAPAESIIFTSGGTEANNLALMGIARTFAQPQHLIISSIEHSAITEPAQLLEQQGWQVTRLPVDAQGHISPNALKNSIQSNTVLVSVIYGQSEIGTLQLIQTLGQMARDRGVLFHTDAVQVAGRLPIDVQTLPVDLLSLSSHKLYGPQGAGALYVRPGTNLIPLLAGGGQEQGMRSGTPAVPILAGFGLAAEIAAEEMETEGLRLIQLRDRMFSQLSTSPYLQPTGDLNQRLPHHVSFCLHPVTDITGKTLVRQMNLAGIAISAGSACHSGKLAPSPILKAMGYSDQQALSGIRLTLGKQTTLEDIDWTITALNQLLHRLMPQSAVIA, encoded by the coding sequence ATGCAAATCTACTTAGATTACAGTGCAACCACTCCTTGCCACCCAGACGTGATTACTGCCATGGGCACAATCTGGGCAGAACAATGGGGAAATCCTTCTAGTTTGCATGAGTGGGGGCAGCGGTCTGCAACTGTTCTAGAACAAGCCCGCATGCAGGTCGCAGACTTGATTCATGCTCCCGCCGAGTCGATTATTTTCACTTCAGGTGGGACGGAAGCCAATAACTTAGCATTAATGGGCATCGCTAGAACCTTTGCCCAACCCCAACATTTAATCATCTCTAGCATTGAGCATTCTGCGATTACTGAGCCTGCTCAACTATTAGAGCAACAGGGATGGCAGGTCACTCGTTTGCCCGTAGACGCCCAAGGTCATATCTCTCCAAACGCTCTCAAAAACTCAATCCAAAGTAATACCGTTTTGGTCTCAGTGATTTATGGGCAGAGCGAGATTGGCACCCTCCAATTGATCCAAACTTTAGGCCAAATGGCTCGCGATCGAGGGGTACTTTTCCATACCGATGCGGTGCAGGTCGCCGGTCGACTCCCTATTGATGTGCAAACCTTGCCTGTTGATTTGCTCTCCCTCTCTAGCCATAAACTCTATGGTCCCCAAGGAGCAGGCGCTTTATATGTGCGTCCTGGAACTAACCTTATTCCCTTATTAGCAGGGGGCGGACAAGAACAAGGGATGCGATCAGGAACACCGGCTGTGCCGATTCTGGCGGGGTTTGGTCTGGCGGCTGAAATTGCGGCTGAAGAAATGGAAACAGAGGGTTTACGACTGATACAGCTGCGCGATCGCATGTTTTCCCAACTCAGCACCTCTCCCTACCTCCAGCCAACAGGAGACCTGAACCAACGATTACCCCATCACGTCAGCTTTTGCCTCCACCCTGTCACGGATATCACTGGCAAGACCTTAGTCCGACAGATGAATTTGGCCGGCATTGCCATTAGTGCCGGGTCGGCTTGCCATAGCGGTAAGCTAGCACCCAGCCCCATTCTGAAAGCCATGGGGTACTCGGATCAGCAAGCTTTATCTGGCATTCGCTTGACCTTAGGCAAGCAAACAACCCTTGAAGATATTGATTGGACCATTACAGCCTTAAATCAACTGCTGCACCGGCTGATGCCTCAATCGGCTGTGATTGCTTAA